A single Methanocaldococcus bathoardescens DNA region contains:
- a CDS encoding replication factor C large subunit: MLSWVEKYRPKSLKEVAGHDKVKEKLKTWIESYLKGENPKPILLVGPPGCGKTTLAYALANDYGFEVIELNASDKRNASVIKKVVGHAATSSSIFGKKFLIILDEVDGISGKEDAGGVSELIKVIKKAKNPIILTANDAYATSIRNLLPYVEIIQLNPVHTNSVYKVLKKIAEKEGLDVDDKTLKMIAQHSAGDLRSAINDLEALALSGDLSYEAAQKLPDRKREANIFDALRVILKTTHYGIATTALMNVDETPDVIIEWIAENVPKEYEKLEEVARAFEYLSKADRYLGRVMRRQNYGFWKYATTLMTAGVALSKDEKYRKWTPYSYPKIFRLLTQTKAEREILNKILKKIGEKTHTSSKRARFDLQMLKILAKENPSIAADLVDYFEIKEDELKVLVGDKLASEILKILKEKKKLERKKKKDKEKLEKEKKKEEKAKEEQPQLIIQPKEVKEKEEIKEVEKEVKEETKEKIGEKPKVEEEKETKKEKKKEKKKKEDKGKQLTLDAFFK, from the coding sequence ATGTTAAGTTGGGTGGAAAAGTATAGACCAAAATCATTGAAGGAAGTTGCAGGGCATGACAAAGTTAAAGAGAAATTAAAAACATGGATTGAAAGTTATTTAAAAGGAGAGAATCCAAAACCAATCTTGTTGGTTGGTCCCCCAGGCTGTGGAAAGACAACTTTAGCTTATGCCTTAGCCAACGATTATGGATTTGAAGTTATTGAACTCAATGCGAGTGATAAGAGAAATGCTTCAGTTATAAAAAAAGTTGTGGGACATGCTGCTACATCATCATCTATCTTTGGCAAAAAATTTTTAATTATATTGGATGAGGTTGATGGTATTTCAGGAAAAGAAGACGCTGGAGGAGTCTCTGAACTCATAAAAGTTATAAAGAAGGCAAAGAACCCAATAATTTTAACTGCAAATGATGCCTATGCTACATCAATAAGGAATCTTCTACCTTATGTTGAGATAATTCAATTAAATCCAGTACATACAAATTCTGTCTATAAAGTTCTAAAAAAGATAGCTGAAAAAGAGGGACTTGATGTGGATGATAAAACATTAAAGATGATTGCTCAACATTCAGCTGGAGATTTAAGAAGTGCAATAAATGATTTAGAGGCTTTAGCTTTATCTGGAGATTTGAGTTATGAAGCTGCCCAAAAATTGCCAGATAGGAAGAGAGAGGCAAATATATTTGATGCTTTAAGGGTTATTTTAAAAACAACTCATTATGGAATAGCTACAACTGCATTAATGAATGTGGATGAAACACCAGATGTTATAATTGAATGGATAGCTGAAAATGTTCCAAAAGAATATGAAAAGTTAGAAGAAGTGGCAAGAGCTTTTGAATATCTTTCAAAGGCAGATAGATATTTAGGTAGAGTGATGAGAAGGCAAAACTATGGCTTTTGGAAGTATGCAACAACGCTAATGACTGCTGGTGTTGCTCTCTCAAAAGATGAAAAGTATAGGAAATGGACGCCTTACAGTTATCCAAAGATATTTAGATTATTGACACAAACAAAGGCAGAGAGAGAAATATTAAATAAAATATTAAAGAAAATTGGTGAAAAAACACATACTTCATCAAAGAGAGCGAGATTTGATTTGCAAATGCTCAAAATCTTAGCTAAAGAAAATCCATCTATAGCCGCTGATTTAGTTGATTACTTTGAAATAAAAGAAGATGAACTGAAAGTTTTAGTTGGTGATAAATTAGCTTCTGAAATCTTGAAGATATTAAAAGAAAAGAAAAAATTAGAGAGAAAAAAGAAAAAGGATAAAGAGAAATTAGAGAAAGAAAAGAAAAAAGAAGAAAAAGCTAAGGAAGAGCAACCACAGCTAATTATACAACCTAAAGAAGTTAAAGAAAAAGAAGAGATAAAGGAAGTAGAGAAAGAGGTTAAAGAAGAAACTAAAGAAAAGATAGGGGAAAAACCAAAGGTTGAAGAAGAAAAAGAAACTAAAAAAGAGAAAAAGAAGGAGAAGAAAAAGAAAGAAGATAAAGGGAAACAATTAACATTAGATGCTTTCTTCAAATAA
- the trm5b gene encoding tRNA (guanine(37)-N1)-methyltransferase Trm5b — protein sequence MPLCLKINKKHGEQTRRILIENNLLNKDYKITSEGDYLYLPIKDVDEEILKSILNIEFELVDKELKKKEIIKKPSFREIISKKYRKEIDEGLISLSYDVVGDLVILQISDEIDEKTRKEIGELAYKLIPCKGVFRRKSEVKGEFRVRELEHLAGENRTLTIHKENGYRLYVDIAKVYFSPRLSGERARIMKKVTLDDVVVDMFAGVGPFSIACRNAKKIYAIDINPHAIELLKKNIKLNKLEHKIVPILSDVREVDVKGNRVIMNLPKYAHEFVDKALDIVEEGGVIHYYTIGKDFDDAIKLFEKKCDCEVLEKRIVKSYAPREYILALDFKINKK from the coding sequence ATGCCACTCTGCCTAAAAATAAACAAAAAACATGGTGAGCAAACGAGAAGAATATTAATAGAAAATAACTTATTAAACAAGGACTATAAAATAACATCCGAGGGAGATTATCTCTATTTGCCGATAAAAGATGTTGATGAAGAGATTTTAAAAAGTATTTTAAATATTGAGTTTGAGTTAGTTGATAAAGAGCTTAAGAAAAAAGAAATAATTAAAAAACCAAGTTTTAGGGAAATAATATCAAAAAAATATAGAAAGGAGATTGATGAAGGTTTAATATCCCTCTCTTATGATGTAGTTGGTGATTTAGTAATACTGCAAATTTCCGATGAGATTGATGAAAAAACAAGAAAAGAGATTGGAGAATTGGCTTATAAATTAATTCCATGCAAAGGAGTTTTTAGAAGAAAGAGTGAAGTTAAAGGAGAGTTTAGAGTTAGAGAGTTGGAGCATTTAGCAGGAGAGAATAGAACTTTAACAATCCACAAAGAGAATGGTTATAGGCTTTATGTTGATATTGCAAAAGTTTATTTCTCACCAAGATTGAGTGGAGAGAGAGCAAGAATAATGAAAAAGGTTACCTTAGATGATGTAGTTGTTGATATGTTTGCTGGTGTGGGGCCGTTTTCAATTGCCTGTAGAAATGCTAAAAAAATCTATGCCATAGATATAAATCCACATGCAATAGAACTTTTAAAGAAGAATATAAAGTTAAATAAATTAGAGCATAAGATAGTACCAATATTGAGTGATGTTAGAGAGGTCGATGTTAAAGGAAATAGGGTTATAATGAATCTGCCAAAATATGCCCATGAGTTTGTTGATAAGGCATTGGATATTGTAGAAGAGGGAGGAGTTATACACTATTACACAATTGGAAAAGATTTTGATGATGCAATAAAATTATTTGAGAAAAAATGTGATTGTGAAGTTTTGGAAAAAAGAATAGTTAAGAGCTATGCACCAAGAGAATATATATTAGCTTTGGACTTCAAAATTAATAAAAAATAA
- a CDS encoding class I SAM-dependent methyltransferase, which translates to MHYFSEKPTAKSDIKIVEDILRGKKLKFKTDAGVFSYGKVDKGTKILVENVVVDKDDDILDLGCGYGVIGIALADEVKSVTMADINRRAIKLAKENIKLNNLENYDIRVVHSDLYENVKDKKYDKIITNPPIRAGKEVLHKIIEEGKEILKEGGEIWVVIQTKQGAKSLAKYMEEVFGNVETVTIKGGYRVLRSKK; encoded by the coding sequence ATGCACTATTTCTCTGAAAAGCCAACAGCCAAATCAGATATAAAAATTGTTGAGGATATTTTAAGAGGAAAAAAATTAAAATTTAAAACAGATGCTGGTGTTTTTTCTTATGGAAAGGTTGATAAAGGAACTAAGATTTTAGTTGAAAATGTAGTTGTTGATAAAGATGATGATATTTTAGATTTAGGTTGTGGTTATGGAGTTATTGGAATAGCTTTAGCTGATGAAGTTAAATCAGTTACAATGGCTGATATAAATAGAAGAGCTATAAAATTAGCTAAAGAGAACATAAAACTAAATAATTTAGAAAATTATGATATTAGAGTAGTTCATAGTGATTTATATGAAAATGTTAAGGATAAAAAGTATGATAAAATTATAACAAACCCACCAATAAGAGCTGGAAAGGAAGTTTTACATAAAATTATTGAGGAAGGTAAAGAGATTTTAAAAGAAGGAGGAGAGATTTGGGTGGTTATTCAAACAAAGCAAGGGGCTAAGTCATTAGCTAAATATATGGAAGAAGTTTTTGGAAATGTTGAGACGGTTACAATAAAAGGTGGATATAGAGTTTTAAGAAGCAAGAAATAG
- the argF gene encoding ornithine carbamoyltransferase translates to MHLLDLDVLSREDVLKIIEYGIYFKKNRRKHEKVLDGKSVAIIFEKPSTRTRMSFDIAVYELGGHPLIMNQNEIHLGKKESIKDTAKVMSRYVDAIVARVYKHRHLEEMAKYSTVPVINALSDLAHPCQILADLMTIKEYKGKFNGLKIAYLGDGNNVCNSLILGSALVGMDMVVATPKGYEPNAKTVLKAKEIIEEYGEGSLTLTNNPIEAAEDADILYTDVWVSMGDEKDKEEVLKIFPPFQINNKLLEYAKDDVIVMHCLPANRGLEITDDVIDGEHSVVYDEAENRLHVQKGVFKFIFEQ, encoded by the coding sequence ATGCATCTCTTGGATTTGGATGTGTTAAGTAGAGAAGATGTGCTAAAAATCATTGAATATGGAATATACTTCAAAAAAAATAGAAGAAAACATGAAAAAGTATTAGATGGAAAGAGTGTGGCGATAATATTTGAAAAGCCCTCAACAAGAACGAGAATGAGTTTTGATATTGCAGTATATGAATTAGGGGGACATCCATTAATAATGAACCAGAATGAGATACACTTAGGAAAGAAAGAGTCTATAAAAGATACTGCAAAGGTTATGAGTAGGTATGTAGATGCTATAGTAGCAAGAGTTTATAAACACAGACATTTGGAAGAAATGGCTAAGTATTCAACAGTTCCTGTTATAAATGCGTTGAGCGACTTAGCCCATCCTTGCCAAATATTGGCTGATTTAATGACAATAAAAGAATATAAAGGTAAATTTAATGGATTAAAAATAGCTTATTTAGGTGATGGAAACAACGTCTGTAATTCTTTAATTTTAGGTTCTGCTTTAGTAGGAATGGATATGGTTGTTGCTACACCAAAAGGTTACGAGCCAAATGCTAAAACAGTATTAAAAGCTAAGGAAATCATTGAAGAGTATGGAGAAGGTTCTTTAACATTAACAAACAATCCAATAGAAGCAGCTGAAGATGCTGATATATTATATACTGATGTATGGGTTAGTATGGGTGATGAGAAAGATAAAGAAGAAGTTTTAAAAATCTTCCCACCATTCCAAATCAATAACAAACTCTTAGAATATGCTAAAGATGATGTAATTGTTATGCATTGCCTTCCAGCAAATAGAGGATTAGAGATAACTGATGATGTTATTGATGGGGAGCATTCAGTTGTTTATGATGAGGCAGAGAACAGATTGCACGTTCAGAAGGGAGTGTTTAAGTTTATATTTGAACAATAA
- a CDS encoding nucleoside recognition domain-containing protein — MYILSYLTKIILLSSIGITIASIIEETNLISKIKKITKPICLISNLPEECVVSLLGNFINPTVGKSMLAGFYKENKVNEKEVIITTIISPLPTILGESVFRVQLPLAVVILGYKLGIIYVFLNILSGFLQALIGILYANIFFERKQIKIGNNSDEKIVFNREVIIKGFKKSLKILKKVIPMIVIFTFLINFLIKLGLMDVVKGLFSPIFRILDLPGEAIAVLVANLAHFSAGYATVDILIKNGVLNEKQALIILLIGNIIGVTMIYLKHSIGTYVSLFGRFGLKLAVINYMVSVMVKILLILLVILIF; from the coding sequence ATGTATATCTTGTCATATCTAACTAAAATAATACTTCTTTCATCTATTGGAATTACTATTGCAAGTATTATAGAAGAGACTAATCTAATAAGCAAAATTAAAAAAATAACAAAGCCAATTTGTTTAATCTCTAACCTTCCAGAAGAGTGTGTAGTGTCTTTATTAGGAAATTTTATAAATCCAACAGTTGGAAAGTCAATGTTAGCCGGTTTTTATAAAGAAAATAAGGTTAATGAAAAAGAAGTTATAATAACAACTATAATTAGCCCTTTACCCACAATTTTAGGGGAAAGTGTTTTTAGAGTTCAATTGCCATTGGCTGTTGTTATCCTTGGTTATAAATTGGGAATTATTTATGTTTTTTTAAATATTCTCTCTGGATTTTTGCAGGCATTGATTGGAATTTTATATGCAAATATATTTTTTGAGAGAAAACAGATAAAAATAGGCAATAATAGCGATGAAAAAATTGTATTTAATAGAGAGGTTATAATTAAAGGTTTTAAAAAATCTTTGAAAATTTTAAAAAAAGTTATTCCAATGATTGTGATATTTACTTTTTTAATAAACTTCTTGATAAAACTTGGTTTAATGGATGTTGTTAAAGGACTATTTAGCCCAATATTTAGAATTCTTGATTTGCCGGGGGAAGCTATAGCTGTATTGGTTGCAAATCTTGCCCATTTCTCTGCTGGATATGCCACAGTTGATATTTTAATAAAAAATGGTGTTTTAAATGAGAAACAGGCATTAATAATATTATTAATTGGAAATATTATTGGAGTGACGATGATTTATTTAAAGCATTCTATTGGAACCTATGTATCTTTATTTGGAAGATTTGGTTTGAAATTGGCAGTAATAAATTATATGGTAAGTGTTATGGTAAAGATATTGTTAATTTTGTTGGTAATTCTTATATTCTAA
- the nifH gene encoding nitrogenase iron protein has translation MRKFCVYGKGGIGKSTTVSNIAAALAEDGKKVLVIGCDPKADTTRNLVGRKIPTVLDIFRKKGAENMELEDIVFEGFGGVYCVESGGPEPGVGCAGRGVITAVDMLNRLGAFETLKPDVVIYDILGDVVCGGFAMPLQKHLADDVYIVTTCDPMAIYAANNICKGIKRYASRGKIALGGIIYNGRSVVNAPEIVEDFAKKIGTQVIGKIPMSNLITKAEIYKKTVIEYAPDSEITNTFREIAKAIYENKNRVIPNPLSEEELDKITEKIDVLLKENVKG, from the coding sequence ATGAGAAAATTTTGTGTCTATGGGAAGGGAGGAATTGGAAAATCTACAACAGTAAGTAATATAGCAGCAGCTTTAGCAGAAGATGGTAAAAAAGTTTTGGTTATTGGTTGTGACCCAAAGGCAGATACAACAAGAAATTTAGTTGGAAGAAAAATTCCTACTGTTTTAGATATTTTTAGAAAAAAGGGAGCAGAAAATATGGAATTGGAGGATATAGTTTTTGAAGGTTTTGGGGGAGTTTATTGTGTTGAATCTGGAGGACCTGAGCCGGGAGTTGGATGTGCTGGGAGAGGAGTGATAACAGCAGTTGATATGCTAAATAGATTAGGAGCTTTTGAAACATTAAAGCCAGATGTAGTTATTTATGATATTTTGGGAGATGTTGTGTGTGGAGGATTTGCAATGCCTTTACAAAAACACTTAGCCGATGATGTTTATATTGTAACAACCTGCGACCCAATGGCAATTTATGCGGCAAATAATATATGTAAGGGGATAAAGAGATACGCAAGTAGAGGAAAAATTGCATTGGGAGGAATTATTTACAATGGTAGGAGTGTTGTAAATGCCCCAGAAATTGTTGAGGATTTTGCTAAAAAAATTGGAACTCAAGTTATTGGAAAAATACCAATGAGTAATCTTATAACAAAAGCAGAAATTTACAAAAAGACAGTTATTGAGTATGCTCCAGATAGTGAAATTACAAATACATTTAGAGAGATTGCAAAGGCAATTTATGAAAATAAAAATAGGGTTATTCCAAATCCATTATCAGAGGAGGAGTTGGATAAAATTACTGAAAAGATTGATGTCCTTTTAAAAGAGAATGTTAAAGGATAA